The region AAACGTGCTGGCAGAGCCTTGCCTGATGGCTGGGGAATGGTTACTCGCCTCGGTACTCCGCAAAGTTATTGCGGGTTTCCACCACCCGAAGCCGAGCCAGTGCCGCCGGGGCCGGGATGTGCGGGGCCAGCTCCTGCCAGAAAGCCCACACGATGTTTTCCGCGGTGGGGATGAGGCCCTGCATGAAGTCCACATCCAGATTCAGGTTTTTATGATCCACCCGATCCAGAATGACCCGTTTCACAATCTGATCCAGTTCATAAATATCCACCACCATGCCCAGTCGAGGATCGGGTTGGCCCTTGACGGTCACTTCCAGCTCGTAGTTGTGCCCATGCCCGTTGGGGTTGTTGCACTGACGGAAAAAACGGGCGTTGTCCTCATCGCTCCAGGTGGGGTTATAAAGCCGGTGGCTTGCCGGGAACTCGTACTTGCGGGTTAAAAACATCCAGTTGGGTTTTGAACTCATGGCAATTGGTCCGTTCCGCCGTAATACTCAACGAATAAGTCATCGCTTTCCAGCACCTTCAGGCCGGTCAGGGTAAAGCCCAGGGCGCTGATCCTGGGAGACAGGCGACTCCAGAGCAGCTGGGACATATTTTCCAGTGTGGTCAGTCGGTTCTGGAAAAAGTCCACCTGCAGATTCAGGTTTTTAAAGTCCAGAGGCTCTACCACTTCTTCCTGCAGGATGATTTTCAGGTCTTTCAGGTTCATGACCATGCCCGTTTCCGCCTGAACCGGCCCCTGCACGCTGACTTCAATCTCGTAGTTGTGCCCGTGGCCCAGCGGGTTGCTGCTGGGGCCAAAGCGTTGCAGATTTTCGGCATCCGACAACTCCGGCAGCCTTAAAAAATGGGCCGCCGAGAATTTGGCCTTGCGGATGACAGTGACGGTGTTGGGTGTGGCGTTCATGACAGGATTATACCCTTTACCGGGCACGATACGGAGTTTTGGAGGGGCTGTTAGTAGCTTTCCTGAAAGAAGTTTTCGGCATGGGTGGCCCAGGCGTTGTGGGCATGAATGCTTTCCAGGGCTTCCACGGACAGGTTAAAGCCGTTCACCCCTTTGTAATCCCGCAGGAACAGGGTGCATTCCCGAATGACGTCTTCCACGAACTTGGGGTTGTCGTAGGCTTTTTCGGTGATGAACTTCTCATCCACCCGCTTGATCAGCGGATATACCGGGCAAGAGGAGGCCGCTTCAAAACCGGCCACCACATCTTCGATCCAGACGACCCGATGCTCGGTGGTGGTATCG is a window of Vampirovibrio chlorellavorus DNA encoding:
- a CDS encoding 6-pyruvoyl trahydropterin synthase family protein, with product MSSKPNWMFLTRKYEFPASHRLYNPTWSDEDNARFFRQCNNPNGHGHNYELEVTVKGQPDPRLGMVVDIYELDQIVKRVILDRVDHKNLNLDVDFMQGLIPTAENIVWAFWQELAPHIPAPAALARLRVVETRNNFAEYRGE
- a CDS encoding 6-pyruvoyl trahydropterin synthase family protein; translation: MNATPNTVTVIRKAKFSAAHFLRLPELSDAENLQRFGPSSNPLGHGHNYEIEVSVQGPVQAETGMVMNLKDLKIILQEEVVEPLDFKNLNLQVDFFQNRLTTLENMSQLLWSRLSPRISALGFTLTGLKVLESDDLFVEYYGGTDQLP